AGCTTTAACACCTCAATTTTAGGAGGTTGATCGGAAGGCGAACCTGTTCGGTAAAGTTTGTCACCCTCTTTATGCCGAGTATCAATTTCTTCTGCTGTTGCTTTCTTTGTTCGAGATATTTCGCTTTTGGAGGGAACCTGCTTGAAACCGCTTGCCAAAACTCCCATTGTGTTTGGAATAAGCACCACAAAGACGATCCAAATTAACAACAACGTCAGCAAGCTGCTTGACGAATTAGAAAATTGACTTGAGATAAACAATCCAAGCCATAAAAATATTGAGAGGTAGAGAGCCGAAATACCAACGATAATTCCAACTCTTCCCCACTCGCCTCCATCAAGTGACACCAAGTCTGAGGCGTTGACAATCAGTAAATTTAACAATATTCCTATAATTAGCGGGACCATGATGCTAAGAAACGCACCGATAAACTTTGCCAGAAGCACGGTTGCACGGGGTACAGAATTAGCCATGAGCAAGCTTAACGTTCCTGTTTCACGCTCGCCAGAGACAGCGTCGTAAGTGAACAGAATCGCCATAAAACTCATAACCAATCCGATAATGAACGTCCAATCTAATTCCGTGAAATTGGGTAGCGAATCGTTTTTGCGGGATATGTCCTGTGGATACTGAAGCCACCAGTTCGCTGACCAAGAGTAGTTGAAGTTAAAATCAGGCGTTGTCATACCGATACCATAGCCACCACTATAGGCACCTTCAACTCGCTTTGGTAGGTTCGCATCTTCACCGGTAGCGATGAAGGTTAATGGACTCACGGATTTGTATAGATCGCCTGGCCCCTTTACTGCAAGTTCACCTAAATTACGACTTTTCTTCTTCAGCGACTCAGCGGCTTTGTGCGTATCTTCGGAATATTCCGCGATCCTTCGCGGATATTGACTGCTCACAAATACCACGGCATTCAGCACCATCAGCACCATCACCAGAATCAGCGTGAGTGCAAACCGAAAACGCGTCAAATTATCAAGGATTTCCCGTTTTGCTATGTGCCAGATCATGTTGTCCTTTTTTCTGCTATCATTTGAAAGACGGGCAATAATGCACGTCGCAACCCCCAACCCCCCATATCCCCCCTTATCAGGGGGGCAGGGGGTAGGCGAGTACGCCGCAGAATTGCCCTACTACAAACAATTCAGAGTTATCCACTATATAACGTCGTAGCGCAGGAATGAGATAAATGCTCCCATGAAGAATAGGACGTTTAATACCACGAGTATCATAATGTCCAATGTTGCGCGTTGCAGACTATTACCAATGCCTTCGCTCCGTTCCTTAAACCTTGGGATTTTGCTCAAATCAAAAGGTTCCTCGAATTCAGTTGTAAACCATCTACGTGAAGAAAATATTTTTTCGTCTCTTAGATAGTCGACCCATTCACGACGATATTGTCGCGTCTGTTCCATAAATCGCCAGAAACTTCTGAGATCTGTTTCTGCCAGAATTGCAGCAGCATTATAATAAACCGCTGCCGGAGATATACGGGATATGTTTAGTGCTAATAGAGACTGTCGGTTTGGATTTTTGTCGAGATATGCTTTGCGTACTTGCCATATCCGATCGGCGTATTGTGCACGGAGGTTTTCCTTGAATTCGTAACACTCTTGGGCAAGAGGCAAGCCTTTTTCATTCCGAAAACCGCTCGCACTGACTGTCTCTCCACTGTCGTAATCATTGACACCTGATCGGGAACCCATACCACTGGGATTGGCGAGATTAAGAGAATTCTCAACGCCTCGTTTCTGTAAATAATCTTTGACTTCGGCTTCATATTGCTTCCACAAGTCGCCTGCCTGCCCTTTATACGACTCCTCTGATTGTATCGGACTTGCATGTTCCACCAATAAAACTGTTAGATTCGGAACGATAAGTACGAAAAGTACCCAGACACACATTGAAAACATCAGAGTGATAGAGGGTCGGTCCGTTCGA
This region of Candidatus Poribacteria bacterium genomic DNA includes:
- a CDS encoding ABC transporter permease subunit, which produces MIWHIAKREILDNLTRFRFALTLILVMVLMVLNAVVFVSSQYPRRIAEYSEDTHKAAESLKKKSRNLGELAVKGPGDLYKSVSPLTFIATGEDANLPKRVEGAYSGGYGIGMTTPDFNFNYSWSANWWLQYPQDISRKNDSLPNFTELDWTFIIGLVMSFMAILFTYDAVSGERETGTLSLLMANSVPRATVLLAKFIGAFLSIMVPLIIGILLNLLIVNASDLVSLDGGEWGRVGIIVGISALYLSIFLWLGLFISSQFSNSSSSLLTLLLIWIVFVVLIPNTMGVLASGFKQVPSKSEISRTKKATAEEIDTRHKEGDKLYRTGSPSDQPPKIEVLKLWADYLNEHADAKNRIEDEHLNKQFAQVAFTQQITRLSPAAIYKYAVESLSGTGFARHKRFIQHARRYRQQFVNFIKSEDNGDKESYHVYLVKEGLSQKPVAFSSIPKFSEKLTLGITFKSALLDLTLLILLSLLLFMAAVLAFLRSDVK
- a CDS encoding ABC transporter permease subunit encodes the protein MLWTIVRREITANILSFRFLMGLLIYFSLIVTNLFVLTRGYEDRLQSYRTAIRENEDKISQVTRYSEFGLTHMLKCDRNPKLLSIFNEGVDKRKGNTVTVAHGYVPAVAEQHGSDNPYLNIFSSIDFTVICQVVMSLLALLFAYDAISREKEAGTLRLALSGVVSRPTLLLGKYIAGMGSISLPLITSFVAGLLVIQFSPYVSFNSSDWGRILLIFLVSMLYVSLFFLIGLFLSTRTDRPSITLMFSMCVWVLFVLIVPNLTVLLVEHASPIQSEESYKGQAGDLWKQYEAEVKDYLQKRGVENSLNLANPSGMGSRSGVNDYDSGETVSASGFRNEKGLPLAQECYEFKENLRAQYADRIWQVRKAYLDKNPNRQSLLALNISRISPAAVYYNAAAILAETDLRSFWRFMEQTRQYRREWVDYLRDEKIFSSRRWFTTEFEEPFDLSKIPRFKERSEGIGNSLQRATLDIMILVVLNVLFFMGAFISFLRYDVI